Part of the Propioniciclava sp. MC1595 genome is shown below.
GCTACCGGCACAACATCATGATGACAAGGCTCTCGAAGATCGACGCCGCGCGCCTTGGCGCGGCGACCGCCGTCATCGAGCCGCTATTCGCTCGGGCCTGTGACCGAATGACGGGCCATTCGCACGCTGCCGAGCGGATGAGCACGAAGCCGACTGTCGCGGAGTTCGAAGAGGACTGGGAGAGGGCAAAGGCGGCGCGGAGCGCCTACCTGGCGCAGTAGCCGCGTACCCATGCCGGGGTTTGGACCACCAAGTGTGTCTTCGCCCGGCAACTGTCGGCGGGAGGAGCGCCTGCTGTGGAGACTGGGTCCGGAGGCCAAACTGACCGAAAAGCCGCACTGTGCGCGAGGGCAGCCTGTCGGCTGGGTGGACCCCGACCGCACGCCCTGTCAGCGTGAGGCGAGTTCGGTCGATCCGCGATGTCGAGTCGGCGTCGGAGCGCAAGCTTGGCGCACACTCGAGTCGCCAGCGCATCGCCATTCGGTGAGTTGCGGGTTCGCGGCAGTGGCCCCTCTCGGTGCGACATGAGATGAGCGCCGCGTCGACCCCTTGGTTCACCGCTGTACCGTCCACCAGAGTTCGCGGTAGGTACCGTCCTCGTCGATCCGCGCAGCCAACTTCTCGTCCTGCCAGTGAGGCTTCTCGGGCGGGATGACCAAGCCGTCAAGCGGTGAGGTCTGTGGGTGGTGGTAGATCCAGCGATCAGCGAGATCTGCCACCGCTGTATTGATTTGCCGTGCTCGCGTCGCTCCTGCTCGAGCCACGACGTCGTGACCGCTCTGGGCAAAGGACACCGCCAGGTTCGGCGCGAGCGGCAGCGTGATGGTGGCCGCGTCTACCAGCGCCACCACGCGCGTATCTCCTCCGTCGGGGGCCCAGGTCACCACTGGGCTGTCGCCGGTAAGCAAGGGCGCATCGTCCGCAAAGTGCAGCAGGCGAAGGGGTCGTGTCCAGAGCATCGGAGTAAGTGCCTCGAGGGCGAAGCGGAAACTGGCTTGGACGGCGTGCGGCTTGCACATGACGAGGCGCGGACCCTCCGGTCCGTAGGCGTGGTCGACGAACTCGGCGATTGTCTTCGGGGTGGCC
Proteins encoded:
- a CDS encoding DUF4238 domain-containing protein; the protein is MATTPRHHLVPQFLLRRFANADNKLVMVKREDLTSSFSTTVNNACNEAGFYRIETEDVDLGHREGHDPETLEKYLSVFESRADHAIQHLLDGTPPWADEDRYHLVNFMALQYVRGWRFRKQFDEIGTLIMRREMLANRPTLDESAKRFLQQRGERATPKTIAEFVDHAYGPEGPRLVMCKPHAVQASFRFALEALTPMLWTRPLRLLHFADDAPLLTGDSPVVTWAPDGGDTRVVALVDAATITLPLAPNLAVSFAQSGHDVVARAGATRARQINTAVADLADRWIYHHPQTSPLDGLVIPPEKPHWQDEKLAARIDEDGTYRELWWTVQR